Genomic segment of Iocasia fonsfrigidae:
CTGCTTTATTTATGGTAGCTGCCCCTGCCAGGTTCTCACCAGCCAGTGAATAGTTGATTTTTTGACTCTTGATCATCTCAAAAGGTGAACCATAATTAGGAGACTGATGATCAAAATAATTATTATCAACCATGTCCTGAGCCTTCTTACGGGCTACATATACCAGTCTATTATCTACCTCAAGGGGATTAAGACCCCGTTCCTGGCGTATCTCATTTATTATATCTATCATCTCTTTTTCCTTAGTACCTATACTTACTCCTTTATAATTACTTACAGGATTATCTTCAGTTTCTTCACTATCAATTTCAATTGTTTCCCCTTCATCAGCTACAGCATCATCAAGGTCAATATTTAAACCTTTTTTGATTGTGGAAGTAATAATATCATCACTGCCTGAACCTGTAGCATTATCTCTGATTAAATTAAATATCCATAACATTATCAAACCTTTTACTACTGTATAAATACTATCTTTATGTTCATTAAAAAAACCAGCCTCTGCTTTAGGCAGAGATGGAAACCCAAGAAACATAAAATTAACGAGTAAAATAATGATTAAAAACACAGAAAAACACTTAGTTTTCAAGCCCTCACCCCCTAAAGCTTTTTCTTGTATTATAACATAAGTTATTTATTTATTACTAATGTAATATATACCATTAAAAAAAT
This window contains:
- a CDS encoding CAP domain-containing protein yields the protein MKTKCFSVFLIIILLVNFMFLGFPSLPKAEAGFFNEHKDSIYTVVKGLIMLWIFNLIRDNATGSGSDDIITSTIKKGLNIDLDDAVADEGETIEIDSEETEDNPVSNYKGVSIGTKEKEMIDIINEIRQERGLNPLEVDNRLVYVARKKAQDMVDNNYFDHQSPNYGSPFEMIKSQKINYSLAGENLAGAATINKAVDSLMSSPEHRGNILKARYDKVGIGIIEDGPYGLMIVQLFIDSPDPAE